CATGGACACCACCGCGTAAATCTCGACGGGCTTGCGCAGGTTCTTGACGTACGCCACGCTTTCGGGCGACAGCGAATTGCGCCTGTTTTCGGACATGTCGAAACGCTGGTAGTGGCGCGACGCCGCAAAATTCAGCCCCGCATACAGCGCAATTCCCAGCAGAATCTGAATCCACAGATTGAGGCTGCGCACGCGCGTGGTGATTTTAAAATCCTCGAATTTCCCGTTCATGTGTTTTTAGACTCCGTTATGAGCGACGTTATCGCCAGAAGCACCGCCGCCGTGCTTATGTAGAAGAAGAACGGGCGCGTATCCAAAACCGACGAGATGAAGTCGTCGAAATGCCTGAACGTCCTGAAATATTCGCCCGTTTCGGAAAGCCATGCCGCGCTTTCGGGCATGGGGAATTTCGAGACAATTCCGCCCCCTATTATGATGAGGAACAGCATGCAAAAAGACAGCATTCCAGCAACGAGCGTCGTGCGGGTGAGCGAGCTTGCGAAAATCCCCACCGCGACGTACATCGCCCCGCCCACCGCAATGAACAGGTAGCCCGTCGAAATTTGCGCGATGTCGAAAAAGCGCGGGTCGGCGGCAATCTGGGGCAGGTAGAAGCGCGAAATTAGCGGGTATGCGAGCGTAGACGCCCACAAAAGCAGGTAGAAAAAGTAGCACGCAATGAATTTTGCCGACACAATCTGGAACGCGGTTATCGGCGTTGTCATCAGCGCTTCGAGCGTGCCCGCGCGGCGCTCGTCGGCAAGGGTGCGCATTGTAAGCAGCGGCACCATGAAAAGCACGGGAACCCAGAACACCGAAAGGAAGTTCGCTATCGGCGAATTTTCGCTGGCGACGCGCCCCGCGTCCACAAGCGCAAGCAAGTACATCAACGCCATGAACGCCGAAAACAGGAACGCCGCAATGTATGTCGACGGCGATATGAACAGCTGCCAAATCTGCTGGCGGACGAGAATTCCGAATCTCCTCATTGTCTCTCCTTGTCTATTTCCTCGACCATTTTCGACGTTTCGGGAAGGTCGCGCAGTTGTTCCCAGCTGCGGCGGGTCGCCGCCATGAAAATCTCCTCCAACGAGGGTTTGCGGTACGCCACAAGGCGCGTTGCAAGCGCGGCGTCCTTCGACAGCTCGCCGATTATCGCCGCGCCGTAGTTCGAATTTTGCGGCGCGCGCAGAACGTAGCCGTAATATCCGAGCGCGTCCGCCCCCGAAGCCGACTCAATAGAAAGGTCGAGCTGCATGCGCTTCAAAATGTCGGCGAAGCGTTCGGGCGACGCCTTCAAGCCCACTTCGTACCTGTCGAACGGAATGAAGTCTTTGCGCAGGCTTGCGGGCGAGCCGCTCGCAACAACCGTCCCCTGGTTTATTATAATCACGCGGTCGCACACAAGCTCGATTTCGGGCAGGATATGGCTGCTGATTACAACGCTCATCTTGCCGCGCAACGAGCAGATGAGTTCGCGGATTGCGAGAATCTGGTGGGGATCGAGGCCGATTGTCGGCTCGTCCAAAATAATCACGTCGGGGCGCGAAAGTATTGCGTCGGCTATTCCCACCCTCTGGCGGAAGCCCTTCGACAGATTCCCTATTATCTTTTTCGCCGCCGAGCGTTTCAGCTGGCAGATTTCCATCGCCTCGTCAACCCGCTTCGAAATCTCCGTTTCGGGAACGTCCTTGATTCCCGCGCGGAAGCGCAGGTATTCGCCAACGCGCAGGTCTTCGGGCAGGGGGTTGTTTTCGGGCATGAAGGCTATGTGGCGGCGGGCGGAGTCGGGACGGTTCGCCACGCTTATTCCGCAGATGTGCACACTCCCCGACGTCGCCGGCATGAGGCCTGCGATTATGCGCATTGTCGTGCTTTTGCCCGCCCCGTTCGGGCCGAGAAAGCCGACGACTTCGCCCTTGCCTATGCGGAACGATACGTTTTCGACCGCCTTCACCTGTCCGTAGCACTTGGTGAGCCGCCGTACGATTACTGAATTGGGTATGTCGGGGTTGTCTTCCATTGAATAAACGGCAAAATCTTTCCGACGCTCCCGCGCGAAAAGACTTTTTTACTTTGAAATTGGGGATAAAACCGCCACTCCTCCCCCCGAATATGCGGCGGTCGAAAAAGTCCGCAGTTATTTGGACACTTTTTCCTTGATGAAGTTCTTGATGTCTCCGAGCGTGCGGAGTTTCTGAACTTCGTCTTCGGCGATTGTCGTGCCGATTGCGTCTTCCACCGCGAACACGATTTCCACCATCGTGAGCGAGTCGAGACCGAGGTCGTCGATAATCACGAGAGAATCTGGCGGATTTTTCAGGGCGTCGCGCTTGTCCGGCTCTACGAAGCGTTCGATAATGCCGATTACGACATCGCCGACGAGTTCGGGATTGCCCGTTTTTCTAAATTCCACCGCCTTTTCGATTGTCGCGGGGGAGCAGCGTTTAAGCGAGTCGCGGAGAGCCGCTTCGTCTTCCTGTGTAAATTGAGAATTCATGTATATATATCAACACATTGCCGCCCCGATTTCAACACATAATTTCACGCCGCCGCCGATAGCCGAAAATCTTTCTTTCAAAAGGGCGCAAATCTGCCATAGTGGGCGGAAATTATGAACTGCCTGATTTTCCCAACCCCGCCCCCGTTCAAGCTTGCGCCCGACAGCCCCAAGCTCGAGCATGTCGAAAAAGTCCTAAAAGCCGCCGACGGCGGCACGGTCTTTGCGGGTCAGGCAAACGGCGGACTTTTTGTATGCAAATTCGAAAAGCTCGCCGACGGCGGCGCGACGCTCACGCCCATTTCCGACGCCCCGAATCCCGCCCCGCTCGCGGCGTCCGTCGCCGTCGCATTCGCCCGCCCGCAGATTGCCCAGCGCATGCTCTTCGAAGCCGCGTGTTTCGGTGTAGAAAATCTGCTATTCTACGCCGCGTCGAAAGGCGAGGCAGACTACGCAAAAAGCGGGCTCTACGCGCGCGGCGAATACGCCAAATGGCTCGAAAAAGGCGCGGAGCAGGCGTGCGCGACTTCCATTCCCTCGTTCTCCACCGCGTCGAGCCTCACCGAAGCCGTCGAAATGCTCGACGCCCTCGCCCCGCGCGATTCCCTGAAAATCGCTCCCGACCTATACGAGGCAACTGCCGCTCTCCACGACGTTTTGGATAAATCTCCCGACCTCCACGTCAAGGGTATCCTCGGCAGCGAGCGCGGCTTCTCCAACCCCGACCGCAACCTCCTCCGCCTCAACAACTACACCCTCGTCTCCCTCGGCAACCGCGTCCTCCGCACCGACACTGCCCTAATCGCCACCCTCAGCAGGGCAGGCTGCAGCCTGCACGGCACGGAACTTCGTTCCTTTCTGTGATAATACGGCGCGGCTATAACCGCGCCTTTTCCCGATTAGTCCGTATTGCCTGCGGCAATTACTGGCGTTGGGATATGTGATATTGGGAAAGAAACAAATTAGAATAGACGCGCTTTGCGCGGAGAGAAAAAAAGCGGAAATCCGCAAAACATGGAATTTCCGCTTTTTTGTAAACTTAACTTTTATCCCAGCGCAACTTAAAAATCTTCCGCGCCGTGCGCTGTAATTTTAGGGGCGTCAAAATGCCCCTATAAGAGTGGCTTTCCTGTATTCGCAGGGCGCGTGGCGTACTTTCGTACGCGAGCGGTCTGCGAATACAGGGAAACGCTGTTAGAGGGGCGTTTTCACGCCCCTACCGAGGAGGCGATTTCATCACTTAGTGTGTGAGTGAAGTATTGCATTACCACTGCGTGCGACAACCTGCCCCAATGTTCGTCGTCGGAGCACGCAAGCGCGTATTTGTGCACAACTTCGTCCGCGGGTCTTTGGAATATAACCGTGTTGGAATACGGATTTTTCCACGCCTTCACGCCGCGTTTAAGCAGGGCGCGGTAGAAATATTCGGCGTTTTCGAGGACGGCGTTCGCCTGTTTGCGCATGCCCTCCCTGCCCGCGACGGATATGCGCCAGTAGAGTTTGAGGGCGTCGAAACCGCTTCTGGAACACGAAATTGTGGGAATCACCCCGTTAAGGTAGGGCACGGGGTTGTTTTGCACGTGCGACAAAATCTCCCTGCGGCAGACGAAAATTCCCGCGGGCTCGTTCAGCCCGTAGAACTTGTGCCCCGAAACGGCGATTGAGTCGAAGCCCATTACGCTTGCGTCGAGGATTTCGCGGGCTTTGGGGTCGTCGAGGAAAGGCAGATAGCCGCCAAAGAGCGCGGCGTCTAGGTGCTTGTAGACGAAGGGCGGATTGACTTTTTTGACGACCTCGTCGATTGCGCGCTGGTCGTCGATAGCCCCCTTGAAAGTGCCGCCGATTGCGATTGCGATGAGCGCGGGACGGTCGGGCGCAAGCTTTTTTTCGAGATCGGAGACGTCCATTTCGCCCGACTCGTGGGCGCGGATTGTGCGCGTTTCGATGTCGAGAATGTCGCCGAGTTTCTTGACCGAATAGTGGGCCTCGTCCGAAACGTAGAGGACGGGCGGAATGTCCGACTTCGCCGCGAGCGCGGTTCTGCCGAAATAGACGCCGTGCATGTTGCCGTCGGTGCCGCCGTTTGAAATCACGCCCCAGTGGTCGCCGCCGAAGCCGAAGGAGTCGGCGACAAAGTCGATGCACGCGCGTTCGAACTCGTCGGTGTGGAGCATGTCCCACTGCGTTTTGTAGGGGTCGCCGACGTTGATGAGGGTGAGGTCGCACAGCCCCGTATCGACGAGCCACTGGTAGAAGCCCGCGAGGCTCGTTTCCTGGTCGAACGGATAGCCAAGCTGCTCGAACTTGCGCGCGCGCAGGTTTGCGGCAAGCGCATCGAGTTTCTTCATTGCTTCGGCATTCGGTTTTTTGAATCTTTCCATGGACATATCGCGCCGATTTTCCGCGGCGGCGCGGGCGAGTCAAGCAATAACGGACGGCGGCGGGAAGCCCGAAAATTGTTTTGCGTTTCGGGCGGAATTTTGAAACACTCCCGACGCATGAGGACATTGTTTACGGCGGTCATGCTTGCGGTCGCGGCGGCGCAGGCGTTCGGGGTTTCGGCGGAAAAAATCGCCGACGCCGAACGCGTGATGTGGTCGCGCTTCTTCGTTCCCAAAACAAAACTTTTCTACGAATGCCTAAGCTCGTTCGACGAAAAAACCTGCCAGAGCCATCTGCCGACGGCGGAGGAGGTCGGGCGGCAGTACCCCAATCCGTGCGGATACGCCACGGGAATGGAAGACTGCGCGATTCTCGGCGGAACGGTTCTCGCCGCGCTCGCCGACAAATACGAGATGTCGCCCGACCCGCAAACCGCCGCGCGCGCAAAGCTCGTCGCCGAGGGGCTTGAAAGCCTCGTGCTTCCCGACGGGTTCGTCGCCCGCGGGCTGTGTGTAGAGGACGGCAGGAGCGTATACATAAATTCGTCGGTAGACCAGTACACGCACTGCATTCACGGACTTTGGAAATACTGCAAAAGCGCGGTGTCCGACGCCGAGGGGCGCGAGCGGGCGAAAAACGCGCTGATAAGAATAGCCGAACGCCTGCGCAGAAACGTGGTCGCCGAGAACGACTTCGACTCCCTGCGCCTCGACGGCAAGCCCTGCGCCCTCCGCATAAGCCGCTTCACGACGGAACGCCCGCATGTCGCCGCGCGGCTTTCGATGGCGTACGCCGCCGCGTGGGACGTTTCGGGAAAGCCCGAATATTACTCGCTTTACAGAAGCGGAATCGGGGAAGCGATCGCCGTTTCGGAGCGGATAAAAATCGCGCCGTACACGCCGATTTACTCTTTTTTGCAAATGCAGATTTCGCTCGAACTGCTGTGCGAAACCGAGAGCGACCCCATGCTGAAATCGCGGATAGAAAAACTGATGTCGAAGCTGCCGAAGCTGTGCGCCGAACTCGCGCCGAGGCTCGAAAAACGCTTCGACGCCGCCGAGCTTGAAACGCCCTACGGCGACTGGCGCAGGCCCGAAAAAACGGAAGTCAGAAACGGCTACAACATACCCAAGCTCGGAAAGTCGCGCGATGTCTGGCGGACAATACGCGACACGGGAGAAATCGCGCTCGTTGCGGCAATCGCCCCGCGCGGCGAAATTCCCGAACCGATAGAATCGCTCTACGAAAAGGCGGTCGCAAAAATCGACTACGACAAATGCGCAAGCTGCGGGGCAATCTACCACTGGGCGGCGTTTGTGGAGCTTCAAAAACGCGCAAAAAACCGCGCCTCCGAAACGCGATAAATGCAGGATTCCTGCCGAAACGCGCCCGAAAAAAAACGCTGCAAGGCGGGGACATTCAAAGCGGCGCGGGCGGCGCGAAACCCGAAAACGCGTCCGCGTTCATTAGCCTATTTTTTCAGGGGTTTGAAAGACTTCGGCGCAATGCCAAGCTGCGCTATTTTGTAGTTTAAAATGCGGCGCGAAACCGAAAGCTGTCGGGCTGCGGCGGAGGCGTTGCCGCCGTTTGCCGCAAGGACTTCCACGATGATTTCGCGCTCGAATTCGGCAACCATCTTGGCGAAGTCTATGTTCTCCTCCGTTTTCAGTTTGGAGGTATTTGTGGACTGCGGCGTTTGGAGCGACGGCGGCAAGTCGGACTCGGTAATCGACTGCCCCGCCGCGATTATCACCGCGCGTTCTATACAGTTTTCAAGCTCGCGCACGTTGCTCGGCCAGTGGTACGCGCAGAGCATGTTCATTGCGCCCGCGCTGATTGAAATCACTTTTTTGCCGCGCAGACGCGCGTGTTTTTGGAGGAAGAATTTTGCGAGCGCGGGAATGTCGCGGCGGCGGCGGCGCAGGGGGGGAATCGAGATTGTGAAAATCGAAAGCTGGTAGTAGAAGTCGGGGCGGATTATGCCGTCGCGCATGCGCCCCTCCAAGTCGCCCGAAGTGGAGGCGATTATCCGCGCGGAGGATTTCAGCGTCTCCGTTCCGCCGGAACGCACATATTCGCCCGACGCCAGATATTTCAGAAGCTTTATTTGAAGCGGCTTGCCGATAAGCCCTATCGAGTCGAGGTAGACAATGCCGCCGTCCGCCTTTTCGAGAAGCCCCGTGCGGCGGGGGCTGTCCGCGCCGAAAAGCTCGGCGTCTATGAGCGAGTCGCGCATGGTGGAGCAGTCGAGAATTTCAAGCGGCTTGTCCTTCCAGCGCGGGCGGTTTGCGATTGCCCGCATGGCGAAATCCTTGCCCGCGCCGACCTCCCCGCGCACGAGAACGTGCGAATTCCCCTCGCCCGCCTTCGCGATAAGCTCGTATGTTTTAATCATCGCGGCGGTGTTGCCTATCGCGTTTTCGGGGCGCAGTTGGAGGTCGATTTTGTTGCGCAGCTCGCGGTTTTCGGAGTTGAGCTTTTCGGTCTCCTCGCGCTCCAAGAAAAGGACGGTCACGGCGTCGGAAATGATGTTGGCGATTGTTTCGAGAAGTTTGAGGTCGCGCCGCAGGACGTATTTTGTGGGGTCGGTTCTGTCTATGCTGAGAGTTCCGATGACGTTGCCCCTGCTGAAAATGGGCACGCAAAGGAAGGCGGTTTTGGACGACATCGTGCGGCTCAGCGTGCGGTTGAGGAAGTCGGGGCTTTTGGAAATGTCGGGCACCACGCGCGAGACTCCCCGCGCGGCGACGTCGCCCGTAACGCCCTCGCCCATGCGGTAAACGCCGCGCTTGCGCTCTTCGTCGCTAAGCCCGTGCGAAGCGCAGATTGTGAGCAAATCGCCGTTGCGCAGGGTTACCGTGCCGCGCGTGAGGTTCATGCGGTCGAAGAGAATGTCGAGCACTTCGCGCAGAAGCAGCGAGACGTCCTTCATGCGGACGGCGGTCTTGCTGATGTCGTGCAAAACCGACACGACAAGCCCGCGCGCGCGGCGGTTTGCCGCGTTTTTGGAGCGGGGCGCAAGCCCGTCTTTTGTGTCCTTTGTATCCGACATATTTTCGCATTTTCAAAAAAACGAAGATACTTGCAAAGAAAAAAACATTCTGTTTTAGTTTGGGACGATGAATAGAAAAACCGACACTTCAATGCGTTCGAGCAACGTCGTCGCCTGCATTTGGGATTTCGACAAGACACTTATCCCCGCATACATGCAGACGCCCATCTTCAAGGAGTACGACGTTGACGAAAAAACGTTTTGGCGCGAAGTCAACATGCTTCCCCAAATCTACGCCGAACGCGGAATAAGGGTGTCGCCCGAAACGGTCTACCTCAACCACCTGCTGACATTCGTCAAGGCGGGCTACATGCAGGGGCTGAGCAACGCAAAGCTCAAAAGGCTCGGCGGAAAGCTGCAATTCTGTCCGGGGATACCGTCGCTTTTCACGTCGCTGCGCGACACCGTAAAGAAGATTGCAAAGTCGCGCAACGCCGACATTGCGCTTGAACACTACATTGTGAGCACGGGACTTGCCGAAATGATACGCGGCAGCAAAATCGCCCAGTATGTTGACGGAATTTTCGGCTGCGAATTTCTCGAAGAGCCGATGCCGCCGTATTTCTCTAAACAACCCGAATTCAAATTCGACGCGGCATCGACGCAAATCAACCAAATCGGCATGATTGTAGACAACACAATCAAGACGCGCTTCATTTTCGAAATCAACAAGGGCACAAACAAAAACCCCGCAATAGACGTAAACTCGCACATCGACCCCGCCGACAGGCGCGTGCCGATACGCAACATGATTTACGTCGCGGACGGGCCGAGCGACGTTCCGGTATTTTCGGTCGTCAAAAAGGGCGGCGGCAAAACCTTCGCCGTTTACAGCGAGGGCAGCGAGGCGGAATTCGAGCAGAACGACATGCTCCTCGAAAGCGACAGAATAGACGCCTACGGGCCGAACAACTACACGCCCGAATCGTCCACGGCAATCTGGCTGCAAATGCACGTCAGAAAAATCTGCGAAAGGATTATCCGCGAAATCGACGAAGACGTCGAAACGCGCCTCGGCAAGCCGCCGAAACATATACACAACCCGAAGTCGAAAGACGACTTCCCGCCCGAACTTCCGCCCGTCAACAGGGAATTCGAATTTTAAGCCCGCCGCGCCCAAAATTCCGACGCGCAGACGCGCAGAATACCCGTTTGCGCAAAACATACCCGTTTTTTAGTTTGGACAAAATCGGGACAAAATGCGATAATCTTCAATCTATGAAGAAGAAATACGCTTTGTTGGGGAAGATTTTCGCCGCCGCCGCATTCGTTCTCGCGCTGGCCGGCTGCGAAGAAAGAGGAATCACAATTTACGACGCGTCAAACTCTCCCGACGGCAAGCCGTTCGAGCTTACGCGCAAAACGCCGCTGGTAGTCAACGGCGAATGGGACTTGTCGAAAAACCTCGACTTCCTCGTGGAGTTCGAAAGCGTCGGCGAATCCGGCGACGTTGTGAGAATCAGAATCAACGACGGCACGGCGACGGAGCGCGACGGAAACCCGTCGGTCGCCTCCTACCGCGTCGCCAAGGGCGAAAAAGGCTCGGCGGTAATCTCCTACCCGCCCGTACCCGCGCACCCAGAAATTCTCGACGACATGAAAATCATGCGCACAAACCCGTTCTTCCGCGGCGACAGAATTTCGTTCCCGAAAGACTTTTCAAAAATCAAAAGGCTCACAATGTTCTCGCGCAACGCCGGCGCGAAAATCAGGATAAAGAAAATCGTAGCCCTCGACACTTCGGCGAAAAAATACCCCGAATACTTTTCGTACACAAGGGAGCAGTTCTTTCCGTTCATCGACAAATACGGACAGTTCAAATTCGGCGACTGGAAAGGGAAAATCCGCACCGACGCCGACATCAAAAAGGCGGTCGCCGAAGAAGAGAAAGACCTCTCCGCAAACCCGCAGTCGCCCGAAGGCTGGACAAAATACGGCGGCTGGGCGAACGGCCCGAAGTTGGAGGCAACGGGGCACTTCCGCGTGCAAAAAGTGGACGGCAAATGGTGGCTCGTAGACCCCGAAGGCAGGCTGTTCTGGTCGCACGGCATAGTCAGGGTCTCTCCGTCGAGCGCAATCACGCCCCTCGACGGACGCGAATACTACTTCGAAAACCTCCCCAAGAAGGACGACGAATTCGCCCTCTTCTACACGACAAAAGACGAGCTTCTCGCGCCCTACTACACCAAGCGCGGACTGAAAAAAACCTACGACTTCTCCGCCGCAAACATCTACCGCAAATACGGCAAACAGTGGCGCGAAAAATTCGCCGACTCCGCACACCGCAGACTCCGCAGCTGGGGGCTTAACACGATAGCGAACTCGTCCGACTCTTTCATATTCCTTCAAAAAAAGACTCCCTACGCCGAACGCTTCGAAATCCATTCGCGCCCGATTTCAGGACACGAAGGCTGGTGGTGGCCGATTGCCGACCCGTGGGACGCGTCGTTCGTCAAAAGCATAAACGACAACCTCGACCGCCGCGCCGAACAGCTCGAAGACCCGTTCTGCATAGGCTATTTCGTGGACAACGAGCACCACTGGGGCAGCCCAGATACGATTGGCAGAAATGTATCGATTTCGCCCGCCGACCTGCCCGCAAAAATCGAGTTCGCAAAAGACCTCAAAGCCAAATACGGCGACATCGCCGCGCTCAACAAGGCATGGAAGACAAACTTCAAATCGTGGGACGACTTCCTCGCCAACGACAAAAACCCCGTAAACGCCGACAAAAAAGACCTCTCCGCGTTCTCCGAAAAATTCATCGGCAATTATTTCAAAACCATTCGCGACACAATCAAGGCGCGCGTGCCGCACATGCTCTACATGGGCTGCCGCTTTGCGGGGTCGAACGAAATCGCGCTGCGGCAGGCGGGCAAATACTGCGACATCGTAAGCTACAACCGCTATTCAGACTCTCTCGCAACGCTCAAGCTTCCCGAAGGCGTGGACAAGCCAATCATGATTGGCGAATTCCATTTCGGCGCGCTCGACAGGGGGCTTTTCCACCCGTCGCTGGTGCTGGTGAAAGACCAGAAAGACCGAGGACAGCACTACTACGACTACGTCAAATCGGCACTTGAAAACCCCGCAATAGTGGGCACACACTGGCACCAGTTCTCCGACCAGTGCACGGCGGGACGCTTCGACGGCGAAAACTTCCAAGTGGGCTTCACCGACGTCGCCGACCAGCCCTACCCCGAAACGATAAACAAAGCGCGCGAAATAGGCTATAAACTCTATAAAACGCGCTACGGGAAATAAATCAAACACATCGCAACCACAAACGGCGGATATCTTCTCCGCCGTTTTTTTTGCGCCGCAATACCCAATTCAGTTCGGCGTTTCGGGAATGAATCGCAGAGTGCGCAGGTTGCCGATTTTCCTTTTGTTTTCGAGCGCGTCGCCGAGCGGCGAGGTTTGGCTTTCGAAAGTCTCTTCGCCGCCGCCGTAAACTTCGTACGATACTTTTCCCTCCGCGCCCCAACGCCCGTTTATCAAACCGCCTTTAAGCTCGGCGACGTTTGCGCCAAGCACTTCGCAGACTTTTTCGGCGCGGGGGTCGATTATGTATTTTTCATACTCCGACTCAAAGTATACCGCGCCGTTCCGCAACGCGTAGACGGAGAAATTTCCGCGCCCGCAAGTGTCGAGAGAAATTCCGACGGTTTTGCCGCTTTCAAATTTCACGCGCCTGTCGAATTCGGGACAAAGCGCGGGCTTTCTTTTAAGCTGCAATTCGAATTTCGGCTCGGCGGGAATTTCGACTGATTCCCACATCGTAAACAATGCCCACAGCGACACCGCAAACACCGCAGCCGCAACCGCCGCCGAAATAAGAACCCCCGCCGCAAAAGACAACAACGTTTTGAAAAAAGAGAATCCGCACTTGCGCGCGTAAAACATATGGGCAAGAAAGCCCGCACAAAACACAGGCAAAATTCCCGCAATAATCGGCGTAAGAAAGTTCGGAATTGGAGGAATGACGCGCCACGCGCCCACCACGGAAAACGGCGCAATAAGCCCCATCGCCGCACATACGGCGGGCACACTTTTGAGCGTGGCGGCAATAAAACCCGTGCCGCGGCGAAAGAAAATCCACGCGGCGGCGGAAATCCCCATAAGCGCGCAAGCTGCAATTAATGCCGACATCGCAGAATTTCTACCCTACCCCACCCGTCGGGTCAAGAAATACCGCCAACAATCATCGAGCAAAAGCAACGCAGGCATAACGAGACAAACGACGTACGCGTGTAAATATTCCCTCCTACACGAAAATGAAGCACGACAAATAAAATGCCGCCCCAGCCACACAAACGCAGGACAAACAACATAAGCGTACTACCTACCCTACGAATAGGAATGCGACAAAGCAGAATTCCCCCAACCGAGCAAGGACAAACAACAACGCAAGCGCGGCAATTTCCGCCGCAAAACATAAACGAATCGGCATAAGCTATCGCCCCTCCCAACGCGAAAGCGCAACAAGCGAAATACGCGCCCGCCCCACCCACGCGAGAGCGAAGCGACTCGCGCCTCGACGGAAACGAAATGCTCCTCGTTTTCGTTTCCGTCCTCCTTCGTGCGCATTAAGCGCACTCTGTTTTTCATCTACTCATAGGAATGTGGTGAGCTACAAATGCAAAAAAATCCGACGCAACCGCAGCACCCCACAAAAAATATCACCATGTAATATTAAAAAAACGCGATATTTCGGACAGCGTGAAAGTCCCAAATATCGCGTTTTTTCGCTAAACCTCCCGCGCGGCGGCTGCCGCGCTGTCGAGGCTTGCGAGGTTGCACGCAGAAATGCGGCTTTGCAAAGCAAGGCGACGGGAGTGTACTCTCGTACATGACCGAAGCCGCGCGAGCGAAACGCATTTATACGCCGACCCCGCAAGCCCTCCTAAATCTCCTTGCACGCATTAAGCGTGCCATCACTATCCCGCAGAAATGCGGCTTTGCAAAGCAAGGCGACGGAAGAGTACTCTCGTACATGACCGAATCCGCGCAAGCGAAACGCATTTATACGCCGACCCCGCAAGCCCTCCTAAATCTTCTTGCACGCATTAAGCGTGCCAACACTACCCCCTACTTTTCGGAGAATCCGTCCGGCAGGAACCATCGCGCCTTGTAGATTCTGCCGCCGTCAAGCGTCCCGACCCTGCGCGTTTTCGACGCGCCGAACGACACCGATGCGCTCCACCATTTGACTTCGGGTATGAGCGAAATTATTTCGCCGTCGGGCGACGAAAGCGACACGCTTTTTATCCGCCCCACCCCGCACACGTCGGCGAATTTGCGCGAGACGGAATCGAAAAGCACAACGCCCTTATGCCCCGTAATAAACATGATT
The Opitutia bacterium KCR 482 genome window above contains:
- a CDS encoding beta-galactosidase; this encodes MKKKYALLGKIFAAAAFVLALAGCEERGITIYDASNSPDGKPFELTRKTPLVVNGEWDLSKNLDFLVEFESVGESGDVVRIRINDGTATERDGNPSVASYRVAKGEKGSAVISYPPVPAHPEILDDMKIMRTNPFFRGDRISFPKDFSKIKRLTMFSRNAGAKIRIKKIVALDTSAKKYPEYFSYTREQFFPFIDKYGQFKFGDWKGKIRTDADIKKAVAEEEKDLSANPQSPEGWTKYGGWANGPKLEATGHFRVQKVDGKWWLVDPEGRLFWSHGIVRVSPSSAITPLDGREYYFENLPKKDDEFALFYTTKDELLAPYYTKRGLKKTYDFSAANIYRKYGKQWREKFADSAHRRLRSWGLNTIANSSDSFIFLQKKTPYAERFEIHSRPISGHEGWWWPIADPWDASFVKSINDNLDRRAEQLEDPFCIGYFVDNEHHWGSPDTIGRNVSISPADLPAKIEFAKDLKAKYGDIAALNKAWKTNFKSWDDFLANDKNPVNADKKDLSAFSEKFIGNYFKTIRDTIKARVPHMLYMGCRFAGSNEIALRQAGKYCDIVSYNRYSDSLATLKLPEGVDKPIMIGEFHFGALDRGLFHPSLVLVKDQKDRGQHYYDYVKSALENPAIVGTHWHQFSDQCTAGRFDGENFQVGFTDVADQPYPETINKAREIGYKLYKTRYGK